The following proteins are co-located in the Blochmannia endosymbiont of Camponotus sp. genome:
- the guaB gene encoding IMP dehydrogenase gives MLTFAKEALTFDDVLIVPSRSRILPAETILKSLLTSAVSLNIPVVSSAMDTVTESSLAIALAQEGGMGFIHKNMSLDQQINEVRRVKRYEGGIVTNPQCVTPDTTLLQVKELTSRNGFAGYPVVMDTNELVGIVTSRDVRFVSDLSSFVFSVMTPKERLITVLEKENREVVLSKMHDKRVEKILLIDASFRLKGMITAKDFEKAERKPYACKDNYGRLCVGAAIGVGDDYKERVEGLVDAGLDVLLVDSSHGHSERVLNCIATVRNMYPNLSIIGGNVVTKEGALELVKSGASAVKVGIGPGSICTTRIVTGVGIPQITAISDVAEALKNTNIPVIADGGVRFSGDIAKAIAAGAHCVMIGSLLAGTEESPGDIEFYQGRSFKAYRGMGSLGAMSQGSADRYFQQQDSVVTHKLVPEGIEGRVPYKGKLETIIHQLMGGLRSCMGLTGCVTIHDLRTQARFVRVSYSGMQESHVHDVMITKESPNYRLR, from the coding sequence ATGTTGACTTTTGCTAAAGAGGCTTTGACTTTTGATGATGTGTTGATCGTTCCGTCTCGTTCGAGAATACTTCCTGCGGAGACGATTTTAAAAAGTTTGTTGACTAGTGCTGTTTCTTTGAATATTCCTGTCGTATCATCAGCGATGGATACAGTAACAGAGTCGAGTCTAGCCATTGCTTTAGCGCAAGAAGGTGGGATGGGTTTTATTCATAAAAATATGTCTTTGGATCAACAGATTAATGAGGTGCGTCGGGTTAAACGTTATGAAGGCGGAATAGTCACGAATCCTCAATGTGTTACTCCTGATACGACTTTATTGCAAGTGAAGGAGTTGACCTCTCGCAATGGATTTGCTGGCTATCCGGTTGTGATGGATACAAATGAGTTAGTTGGCATTGTTACGAGTCGTGATGTTAGGTTTGTTAGTGATTTGTCAAGTTTTGTTTTTTCTGTTATGACTCCTAAAGAACGTTTAATTACAGTATTAGAAAAGGAAAATAGAGAAGTAGTATTAAGTAAAATGCATGATAAAAGAGTAGAAAAAATTTTGTTGATTGATGCTTCATTTCGTCTTAAAGGTATGATCACCGCAAAGGATTTTGAAAAAGCAGAACGTAAACCATATGCGTGCAAAGATAATTATGGCAGATTATGTGTTGGAGCTGCTATTGGAGTAGGAGATGATTATAAAGAACGTGTTGAAGGGTTGGTTGATGCTGGGTTAGATGTATTACTTGTTGATTCTTCTCATGGACATTCAGAGAGAGTGTTAAATTGTATTGCAACGGTTCGAAATATGTATCCTAATTTATCAATTATAGGGGGCAATGTTGTTACAAAAGAGGGTGCATTAGAATTGGTTAAATCTGGTGCTAGCGCAGTGAAAGTTGGTATTGGACCTGGTTCTATTTGTACAACTCGTATTGTTACTGGTGTAGGTATTCCTCAAATTACAGCTATTTCTGATGTGGCAGAGGCCTTAAAAAATACGAATATTCCGGTTATTGCGGATGGTGGTGTTCGTTTTTCAGGAGATATCGCCAAAGCGATAGCGGCTGGAGCGCATTGCGTGATGATTGGTTCGTTACTAGCAGGTACAGAGGAATCTCCAGGAGATATAGAATTTTATCAGGGTAGATCTTTTAAGGCTTATAGAGGTATGGGTTCTTTAGGGGCTATGTCTCAAGGCTCTGCTGATAGATATTTTCAACAACAGGATTCTGTCGTTACTCATAAATTGGTTCCGGAAGGGATAGAAGGACGTGTTCCTTACAAAGGTAAGTTAGAGACGATTATACATCAATTGATGGGTGGCTTGCGTTCTTGTATGGGATTGACGGGCTGTGTTACTATTCATGATTTGAGAACACAAGCTAGGTTTGTGCGTGTCAGTTATTCGGGTATGCAGGAAAGTCA